A genome region from Cinclus cinclus chromosome 29, bCinCin1.1, whole genome shotgun sequence includes the following:
- the MRPS24 gene encoding small ribosomal subunit protein uS3m: MAAAARALRVLPRALHVPSATRQLHTTPACLKTRAARVRVGKGDKMVTYEQAHAPHYIGHRKGWLSLHTGNLCGEAGAAQRAVEDTFLRRFLFGTFPGLLADEVVLKRRGNLLVICALLGRALPPYKLYFLLGYAETLLGHFYKCPVRLELQTVPARVPYKYL, translated from the exons atggcggcggctGCGCGCGCGCTGCGG GTCCTTCCCCGTGCCCTgcatgtccccagtgccacccggCAGCTCCACACCACCCCCGCCTGCCTCAAG ACACGGGCGGCTCGGGTGCGTGTGGGCAAGGGGGACAAGATGGTGACCTACGAGCAGGCACACGCCCCACACTACATCGGCCACCGCAAGGGGTGGCTGTCCCTGCACACCG GGAACCTGTGTGGCGAGGCGGGCGCGGCACAGCGGGCGGTCGAGGACACGTTCCTGCGGCGGTTCCTGTTCGGGACCTTCCCGGGGCTGCTGGCGGATGAGGTGGTGCTGAAGCGCCGCGGGAACCTGCTGGTGATCTGTGCCCTGCTGGGCCGGGCGCTGCCACCCTACAAGCTCTACTTCCTGCTGGGCTACGCCGAGACCCTGCTGGGCCACTTCTACAAGTGCCCCGTGCGCCTGGAGCTGCAGACGGTGCCCGCCCGCGTGCCCTACAAGTACCTGTAG
- the C29H2orf42 gene encoding uncharacterized protein C2orf42 homolog isoform X2, with amino-acid sequence MLGNAGRRRSMDPCPGRPKAPSFLSDLGKATLRGIRKCPRCGTYNGTRGLSCKNKTCGTVFRAGSRRQPGADAVRVLTGSHSQLYSVRQRDSRCFVELGVSETAIQTPEGTLITQLSSGRCHAPTCAKAAADKQCQHLKLALGCQAEATPLPLKSSVLGTVQAPAEAKQSLWELATEPTGPLVQRVTKSVLVVKCKASQRHSLGYLHANFGQRRFSCACRSPRRGHAKGEEEEEEEEEEEESPPTRCIHFLACICAFASDESLAQEFSDFLASDAGGLKGTVIPQLLRGPAATARARGATAAKAKRRKKDVGPGPQGPGPLLAPDPAHPGPRRSSLRKTPVASSSSSLKRHGCAQVLDESQVSLSFQEWLGSVTERIHQTMHYQFEGHPEPLVFHIPQSFFEALQQRISSGSGKKRLPNSTTGEADLRHARGAAGDHPELRAEPRWFLRALPQPPRGGGEPGRGAGPPRETAPAAAPGAADLPQSRRSPRRSPSSGSPTSCPAPAWESCASSSSTDTTGGPGSPPAAGPPPQSPPHCR; translated from the exons CTGCGGGGCATCCGCAAGTGCCCGCGCTGCGGCACCTACAACGGCACGCGGGGGCTCAGCTGCAAGAACAAGACGTGCGGCACCGTGTTCCGGGCGGGCTCCCGCCGCCAGCCGGGCGCCGACGCCGTGCGCGTCCTCACGGGCTCGCACAGCCAGCTCTACTCTGTTCGCCAGCGAGACTCGCGCTGCTTCGTGGAGCTGGGCGTGTCCGAGACGGCCATCCAGACCCCCGAGGGCACCCTGATCACCCAGCTGAGCTCGGGCCGCTGCCACGCCCCCACCTGCGCTAAGGCCGCGGCCGAcaagcagtgccagcacctgaaGCTGGCGCTGGGCTGCCAGGCCGAGGCCACGCCGCTGCCGCTCAAGAGCTCGGTGCTGGGCACGGTGCAGGCTCCTGCTGAGGCCAAGCAGAGCCTGTGGGAGCTGGCCACCGAGCCCACGGGGCCGCTGGTGCAGAGGGTCACCAAGAGCGTGCTGGTGGTCAAGTGTAAGGCCAGCCagaggcacagcctgggctACCTGCACGCCAACTTTGGCCAGCGCCGCTTCTCCTGCGCCTGTCGCTCCCCCAGGCGCGGCCACGCcaagggggaggaggaggaggaagaggaggaggaggaggaagagtcGCCCCCCACGCGCTGCATCCACTTCCTGGCCTGCATCTGCGCCTTTGCCAGCGATGAGAGCCTGGCCCAGGAGTTCTCTGACTTCCTGGCCTCCGACGCCGGTG GACTGAAGGGGACAGtgatcccacagctgctccGTGGCCCTGCAGCCACAGCGCGGGCTCGGGGGGCGACTGCTGCCAAGGccaagaggaggaagaaggacgTGGGGCCAG gGCCGCAGGGTCCTGGCCCCCTCCTGGCTCCAGACCCGGCTCATCCTGGCCCCAGGAGGAGCAGCCTGAGGAAGACGCCGgtcgcctcctcctcctcctcgctgAAGAGACACG gctgtgcccaggtgctGGATGagtcccaggtgtccctgtccttccAGGAGTGGCTGGGCAGTGTCACAGAGCGCATCCACCAGACCATGCACTACCAGTTTGAGG GCCACCCAGAGCCACTGGTGTTCCACATCCCCCAGTCCTTCTTCGAGGCTCTCCAGCAGCGCATCTCCAGCGGCAGCGGCAAGAAGAGGCTCCCCAATTCCACCACGG GTGAAGCAGATCTTCGACACGCCCGAG GTGCCGCTGGAGATCACCCGGAGCTTCGTGCAGAACCGCGATGGTTCCTACGAGCCCTTCCGCAGCCCCCGCGTGGAGGTGGAGAGCCTGGCCGAGGGGCTGGGCCCCCACGAGAAACAGCCCCCGCTGCGgcccctggagctgcagacCTTCCTCAAAGTCG AAGGAGCCCACGCCGTTCACCATCGAGTGGATCCCCGACATCCTGCCCCGCTCCCGCCTGGGAGAGCTGCGCCTCAAGTTCCAGTACGGACACCACGGGGGGCCCCGGCAGCCCCCCAGCCGCGGGACCCCCCCCACAGAGCCCCCCCCACTGCCGCTGA
- the C29H2orf42 gene encoding uncharacterized protein C2orf42 homolog isoform X1 yields the protein MLGNAGRRRSMDPCPGRPKAPSFLSDLGKATLRGIRKCPRCGTYNGTRGLSCKNKTCGTVFRAGSRRQPGADAVRVLTGSHSQLYSVRQRDSRCFVELGVSETAIQTPEGTLITQLSSGRCHAPTCAKAAADKQCQHLKLALGCQAEATPLPLKSSVLGTVQAPAEAKQSLWELATEPTGPLVQRVTKSVLVVKCKASQRHSLGYLHANFGQRRFSCACRSPRRGHAKGEEEEEEEEEEEESPPTRCIHFLACICAFASDESLAQEFSDFLASDAGGLKGTVIPQLLRGPAATARARGATAAKAKRRKKDVGPGPQGPGPLLAPDPAHPGPRRSSLRKTPVASSSSSLKRHGCAQVLDESQVSLSFQEWLGSVTERIHQTMHYQFEGHPEPLVFHIPQSFFEALQQRISSGSGKKRLPNSTTAFVRRDALPLGTFSKYTWHITNVLQVKQIFDTPEVPLEITRSFVQNRDGSYEPFRSPRVEVESLAEGLGPHEKQPPLRPLELQTFLKVGHTSPTQKEPTPFTIEWIPDILPRSRLGELRLKFQYGHHGGPRQPPSRGTPPTEPPPLPLNPLGTIAFP from the exons CTGCGGGGCATCCGCAAGTGCCCGCGCTGCGGCACCTACAACGGCACGCGGGGGCTCAGCTGCAAGAACAAGACGTGCGGCACCGTGTTCCGGGCGGGCTCCCGCCGCCAGCCGGGCGCCGACGCCGTGCGCGTCCTCACGGGCTCGCACAGCCAGCTCTACTCTGTTCGCCAGCGAGACTCGCGCTGCTTCGTGGAGCTGGGCGTGTCCGAGACGGCCATCCAGACCCCCGAGGGCACCCTGATCACCCAGCTGAGCTCGGGCCGCTGCCACGCCCCCACCTGCGCTAAGGCCGCGGCCGAcaagcagtgccagcacctgaaGCTGGCGCTGGGCTGCCAGGCCGAGGCCACGCCGCTGCCGCTCAAGAGCTCGGTGCTGGGCACGGTGCAGGCTCCTGCTGAGGCCAAGCAGAGCCTGTGGGAGCTGGCCACCGAGCCCACGGGGCCGCTGGTGCAGAGGGTCACCAAGAGCGTGCTGGTGGTCAAGTGTAAGGCCAGCCagaggcacagcctgggctACCTGCACGCCAACTTTGGCCAGCGCCGCTTCTCCTGCGCCTGTCGCTCCCCCAGGCGCGGCCACGCcaagggggaggaggaggaggaagaggaggaggaggaggaagagtcGCCCCCCACGCGCTGCATCCACTTCCTGGCCTGCATCTGCGCCTTTGCCAGCGATGAGAGCCTGGCCCAGGAGTTCTCTGACTTCCTGGCCTCCGACGCCGGTG GACTGAAGGGGACAGtgatcccacagctgctccGTGGCCCTGCAGCCACAGCGCGGGCTCGGGGGGCGACTGCTGCCAAGGccaagaggaggaagaaggacgTGGGGCCAG gGCCGCAGGGTCCTGGCCCCCTCCTGGCTCCAGACCCGGCTCATCCTGGCCCCAGGAGGAGCAGCCTGAGGAAGACGCCGgtcgcctcctcctcctcctcgctgAAGAGACACG gctgtgcccaggtgctGGATGagtcccaggtgtccctgtccttccAGGAGTGGCTGGGCAGTGTCACAGAGCGCATCCACCAGACCATGCACTACCAGTTTGAGG GCCACCCAGAGCCACTGGTGTTCCACATCCCCCAGTCCTTCTTCGAGGCTCTCCAGCAGCGCATCTCCAGCGGCAGCGGCAAGAAGAGGCTCCCCAATTCCACCACGG CCTTCGTGCGCAGGGACGCGCTGCCCCTGGGCACCTTCTCCAAGTACACCTGGCACATCACCAACGTCCTGCAGGTGAAGCAGATCTTCGACACGCCCGAG GTGCCGCTGGAGATCACCCGGAGCTTCGTGCAGAACCGCGATGGTTCCTACGAGCCCTTCCGCAGCCCCCGCGTGGAGGTGGAGAGCCTGGCCGAGGGGCTGGGCCCCCACGAGAAACAGCCCCCGCTGCGgcccctggagctgcagacCTTCCTCAAAGTCG GACACACATCCCCCACGCAGAAGGAGCCCACGCCGTTCACCATCGAGTGGATCCCCGACATCCTGCCCCGCTCCCGCCTGGGAGAGCTGCGCCTCAAGTTCCAGTACGGACACCACGGGGGGCCCCGGCAGCCCCCCAGCCGCGGGACCCCCCCCACAGAGCCCCCCCCACTGCCGCTGAACCCCCTGGGCACCATCGCCTTCCCCTGA